Proteins encoded in a region of the Atopobium sp. oral taxon 416 genome:
- the tnpA gene encoding IS200/IS605 family transposase, producing the protein MEYKSNNNVVYSCKYHAVFCPKYRRKVLVDGMEVRFRQIAGQVADELSFEIIEIKAMPDHAHMLLEVDPQLGIHKAVKRIKGRTSHDLRQEFSWLKTCIPALWTNSYFVSTVGGAPLPIVKQYLENQKSV; encoded by the coding sequence ATGGAATACAAGAGCAACAATAATGTCGTCTACAGCTGCAAGTACCACGCGGTCTTCTGCCCCAAGTACAGGCGCAAGGTGCTGGTGGACGGAATGGAGGTGCGCTTCAGGCAGATAGCCGGCCAAGTTGCAGACGAGCTCTCCTTCGAGATCATCGAGATAAAGGCCATGCCGGACCACGCCCACATGCTTTTGGAGGTGGATCCCCAGCTCGGGATACACAAGGCCGTAAAGCGCATCAAGGGAAGGACGAGCCACGACCTGAGACAGGAGTTCTCCTGGCTCAAAACCTGCATCCCTGCGCTGTGGACCAATAGCTACTTCGTCTCCACCGTGGGCGGCGCACCGCTTCCCATCGTCAAGCAGTACCTCGAGAACCAGAAGAGCGTGTAG